TACGAAGTTGAGCGGGTTTTGTATCTCGTGTGCAATACCTGCGCTTAACAGTCCGAGTGAAGCCATCTTTTCCTGTTGGCTGACTTGTTTTCTCAGACGTTCAATTTCTTGTTTGCTGTTATCACTCATTGTTGCTCTTTTGATAAATAGGAATAGTAATCATGAACTCAGTGAAGTTGTCCTTCTCACTCTTTACGATGATGGAACCGCGGTGGTTCAGGATAACTTCCCGGCAGAGGTACAAACCGACACCAGCTGCTTCGGCGGTGGGTTTCGTAGTGAAGAACGGTTCGAATATCTTATTCTTGATATTGTCTTCGATGCCGATACCATTGTCACGGATACTGAGATAAATCGTTCCGTTCAGCCTTTTCTCCACCTGGATCGTGATAACCGGGGAGAATTCTACTTTCTGTAACTTTTTAAGCAATGCATAGATACAGTTTTTCAGTAGGCTGAGCATCACCTTGTTCATCTGTTCGATATCGATTTCTGCCATAGCAGGTTCTGCCGGGCACAGGATATCGATCTGTATCTGTTTACTTTCAATTTCTTCTTTGAACGCTTTGCGGATCACGTCTACGTTCACTTTACAGAGTTCGCAGATATCGGTCGAAGTGACATTGCCGTTCCGGTCTTTCAACAGTTCCTCCATGGCCTTCACGATCCGCACGGTGTTACAGCCATGTTCGTTGATCTTTTGCAGGTTACTGTTGATCATGTCGAGTATTTCGATGCTGTCGGCATAATTTTCTTTCGACATGACTGTCTGTTCCTCCATGATGTTTTCTTTCAGGTCTTTGATCAGATTGGCGGAAAGTCCGGCGAAGTTATTGATGTAATTGATCGGGTTCAGGATACGGTCGACCAGTCCTTGTGTCAATTGTCCGACGGTAGCGAGCTTTTCCTTGCGGACAAGTTCGTCCTGTGCTTTAGCCAATGCATCCAGGGCATCGGAAAGTTTCTTGGATTCGTTTAATACCTGGTCGCGCTGGATGCGGAGTTCGATGGTCCGTTCTTCCACGATCTTTGCTAGATATTCTTTTTGCTTCAATTGTTTGCGAAACCGTCCTTTAATGATATAGAGGATGATAATTGTTACAACCGCGAGACCGGGAATTGTCTCCCAGTCATAATAAAGCCCCAGGATGATTATGATCCATCCCGCCAGTGTCGCTTTCTCAATGATCCGTAATTTCAGTTTGAGCGCGCTTATCTCTTTGATGTCGAAGTCTGCCATATCAGTGAATGTCTTTTGTCATTGTGAGTATATTTTTTCCTGATGAACGGGTATAAATGACTTCTGTCATCAGTTGTTTGACCAGATAGATACCGAGACCGCCGATAGGACGTTCTTCCGGAGGAAGGCTAATGTCAGGCTCTTTCATTTCCAACGGGTTGAAAGCTGTGCCGTTGTCAGTAATGACGATGGTCAATAGTTCGTTCCTGTAGTTCATATCAATGCGTATATCCTGATCTTTTTTATCCGGGTAGGCGTATAATATGACGTTGGTCACAACTTCTTCGAGAGCCAGTTTGATTTGCATCGACAATTGTTCTTCCAACCCGTAAGTAGATGCTTGCAGGTCCAGAAACTCGTACAAACGGGTGAGCTGTTCCAGTTCGTTCTTTATGTGTAACGTGTTTATCATCTGCCGGTACGGGGCGCTTAGGATTCGATGGTCAGGAAAGAAGAGAAGCCGGTGATATTCAGGATTTCTATAATGTCCTGTTTTAGGTTTCTTAGCCGGAAAGTTCCGTTTTTCGCTTTCATCCCTTTTTGTAAGGTCAGCAATAAACGAAGTCCGGCGCTACTGATATAAGTGAGTTCCGTTCCGTCGAGTACTACCGTATGTACATCCTCTGCAAGTATTTTTGTGATCTCTTTTTCAAAATCAGCAGAAGTAAGCGTATCTAACTGGCCGGAAAGACCGATGATCGTTTCGTTTCCGTTTTTTACTGTGATCTTCATATATTGTTTTGTTCTGATTTCTATTACAACAAAAGTATAGATAATCATTTAGTTGGACAAGTTATTTAGGGCTTTTGTATGAAGCGTAGCAGAAATAGTAGTCGGTGGGATTAATTGAGTTAAAGATTAGGAAATATTGAACCTACTTTTGGCTTGATCCAAAAGTAGGCAAAAGATCAAGGCTTAACCGGCTTCACTGCTTTGGTGAAAGACTACGCTGAAAAATCCGAAACTCGCTGCGCTCAGACAACGGATTTTTTTAACCGCTTCGTCTTTCCCCTCCGCGGACGTTCACCCGCTTAGGCCTTTCCCAGGAAGCTCCGCTTCCTTTAAAGATTGCCGATACCGACACCTAATATAATAACAGGTGCTTTCGGTTTTAACAGGCAGTATCGGCCATCCCAGGAGAACGCTTTGCGTTCTATGAAAGGCCTCAGCTGGCGAGCGTAAAGCGCAGCAGCCGTAGTGAGCGCCCGGAGCATCCGCTGTTTGAGCGTAGCGAGTTTCGGAGGCGACAGCGAACGTAGGATGCGGAGTAGCGAGGCAGGTGCAGCCTTGAACTTTTGGTTACTTTTCTTTCAAGAGAAAAGTAACATTCAACTCTGATAAAATATGAACTATTTCTTAATCAGTCGGCTGATGCCTCTTGCTATCTCGCCCACCCAAAGCACTAATGAACTGGAACCGATAATGATACCCCAGTCTTTGAAAGACAAAGGTACTACGCTAAACATCTCTCCGCCGAACGTAACGATCAGATACTGACCGATAATGATCAACAGGGCGACAAACAGGAAGCTTTTGCTCTCTTTCAGGTTGGCAAAAGCGGAACGGCCTTCCATGAACGCTTTCGCATTGAACATATTCCAGAACTGAAGCATTACGAAGAAGCTGAAGAACCAGGACAAGTCGTGCGGCGTTAATCCGGTCTGGGCATGGAAGTAATATAATACCCCCATCAGAATTACAACGAAAGCTATACCGACTCCGAAGATATTGTAAGCCATCGGGCGGGTAATGATAAAGTCGCCATCTTTACCGCTACGTCGGGGTTTATCTTTCATCACCCGTTCGTTGGGAGGTAATGAAGCCAATGCTCCGGCGGCAAATGTATCCATGATCAGGTTTACCCATAACATCTGTGTGATGGTAAGCGGTGATTCGGTCCCGAACAGAGAGCCTAGCAATACGATCAGGCAGGCCGCCACGTTGATGGTAAGCTGGAATAGAAGGAACTTTTGTATGTTGCGATACAGGGAACGTCCCCACATGACAGCACGGGTAATACTGCCGAATGAATTGTCCAGGATTGTTATATCGCTGGCTTCTTTGGCAACAGAGGTACCGTCACCCATAGACAAACCTACCTGGGCGGCTTTCAATGCCGGGGCATCATTCGTTCCGTCGCCGGTTACTGCAACGACAGCACCTTTCTTCTGTAGTAATTGTACCAGGCGCTGTTTGTCGGTCGGACGGGCGCGGCACATGATCTTCAGATCGAGAACGCGGTCGAGTGCTTCTTCGTCCGTCAATGCTTCGAATCCCGGACCGGTAATGATGTTACGGTCGGTATCTTCCGGTTTCCATGTACCGATCTGACGGCCTATTTCGCGGGCAGTTCCCGGTGTATCGCCTGTGACGATTTTGACATCGATACCGGCATTCAAGCAACTTTGTACGGCTGCCGGAACATCTGCGCGGACAGGATCGGAGATGGCTACGATTCCTAAATAGGTCAGGTCGGTCCCATACAAACGTCCATTGACGAAATAAGCATCATCCTTCCCGTCTTCGATAATCTGGTAGGCAAAGCCCAGTGTACGCATCGCCTGGTTCTGATAGTCCAGTAATTGTTTCTCGATATCAGCTTTACAAGATTCAACCGTTTTGTATGTACCGTCGGCTGCTACCCGCTGGCTGTTGGCTAGAACGATTTCGGGAGCACCTTTTACATATAATACTTTTTTACCTAACAGGGGAGACTGCACCACAGTGGCCATGTATTTCCGTTCGGTAGAGAACGTAAGCTGTGCCAGCACCGGAGCTTCTTCCCGTAATGTCAGATAGTTCTGATTTTGGCTGTTCAGCCAGAGCAATAAGGCTGCTTCGGTCGGGTTACCCAGTGTTTTCACCTTTTCTTCCGAGAAGTCGAGATAGGCAGTCGAGTTAACGGAAATGCCTTCTTTGATCAGATTGCTCAACTCGTCGTCTCCCAGTTTCTGGTCTTTGAGGTTGTAGAAGTTTGTCCGGTAAACCTGCATCTGGTTTTGTGTCAGCGTACCTGTTTTATCCGTACAAATAACCGTTGTAGCCCCCATTGTTTCGCAAGCATGCATCTTACGAACCAGGTTGTTTGTCTTGAGCATGCGGTTCATGCTTAGGGCAAGGCTTAGCGTTACACTCATCGGCAGACCTTCAGGTACGGATACGACGATCAGCGTTACTGCTACCATAAAGATATTCAGTATATGTGAGATCAGATCCATCACCGGCATATCACCGGAAGTCATCAATAATTTAGCCAGTAAGGCGACAAAAGTAAGTCCGGCAACTGTATAGCCCCCTTTACTGATGACACCGGCAAGCCCTTTGAGCTGTATTTGTAGCGGCGTTTCCACATCGCTTTCTATCTGCGAGCCTTCATATACTTTCCCGTAGCCGGTAGCATCGCCCACCAGCTCGACTTTCATTACCCCATGTCCGTCGACAACCGTTGTGCCGCGCATCACCCTGTTAGAAGGATAGGTAGCTTCGTGATCGAACTCGGCTTCGTTGGTCGTCTTGCTGATGATCGGTTCTCCGGTCAATGTCGATTCGTTGATCTGTAGGGAGATAGCTTCCAGCAGATAGCCGTCGGCAGGAACTTCCTCCCCGGTTTCCAGTACGACAATATCACCGACAACGACTTCTTTTTTAGTCACCTGGCAAATATTTCCTTCGCGGATTACTTTGACGAGCGTATCGTCGTTTACGGTATTCAATACGTCGAATGCTTTGTTGGCTTTCATTTCAAAGAAGAAACCGACACAGGATGCCAGCATAATGGCAAAGAAGATGCCGATCGGTTCGAGGAAGGCTGTAAAACCTTTCGCTTCCGGTCCCCAACAATGTACGCCGGCAATAATCATGGATAGCAGCCACGCTACCAGCAGAATCTTAATGATCGGATCATTAAACTTTTCGAGGAACTGGCTCCAGAGAGAGGCTTTCTCTGGAGGAGTGAGGATGTTTTCGCCATGAAGGCGCCTGCTTTCTTCAACTTCTTGTTTGGTTAATCCCTGATACTGATGTTTTTTCTCCATAAATTTGTTTAATCTGATTCAAAAAATGAGTCAACAAATTACGTAAAGTTGCAGGACATACGCAAGTGCTTTGGTTTTTAATTGATAGTAGGATTTATTAATTTATGTACCAGATCCTTTGAAATGTCACCAGGTAATGGTTTGTTAACTATTTGTTGTGTTAAATTAACGGGTTTGGGATAAACTTTTGGCTTTCGTAATTGTCTTATATATAAAGGAGAATTGTGTGTTAGTATTTAAGGTTATGAAGAATGTTAGGTTATTTTGGTTAGTGGGGATTGTCCTTCTGTTAGCGGGGCAATCCCTTTATGCTCAAAGTAAAAAAGAAAAGAAAGAGCAGAAGGCGAATGAAGTAAAAGAATTAATAGATAGTAAACGGTTTACGGTAGATGTAGACCGTGCGATACCCATGGGAGGACGGTCGGTCAACCTGACTTCTCCCTACTCTTTGGAAATGCGCGGTGACTCGGTTATTTCCTATCTTCCTTATTTCGGAAGAGCATATTCGGCTCCTTATGGTGGCGGTGACGGGTTACGTTTCGAAGGATCAATTACCGATTATCAATGTTCTTTTAATAAGAAAGGAACCGCTCAAATACAGTTTCGTACCCGAAGCGATGATGATACATTTGCATTCAGTGTGCAGGTATTTTCAAATGGCTCCGCGACAATCAATGTGACACCTGTCAATAAACAGAACATCACATTCTATGGGGAACTGGCTCTTGAGAAAAAGGAATAAATAACCGCCCTTGCCGTGCATTTCTTTCGGCAATACGCTTATTGACTTTCGCTGTGAATTCGAAGTTTTTAAGTCCCCAGTCGGGAGCGATCAGAAGCTCTTTGGGGGATTGCGATACAAACCTCTCTACTACAATAGAGGGGTTTAATTTTTCTATGAAGTCGATCACGAGGTCGATATATTCGTCGGCAGTGTACAGATGGAACTCTTCCGGATGTTCGGCATATTCCTTTGCCATACGGGTGTTGCGGATCAGTTGCAACTGATGCAGTTTCAGGGTTGTGACCGGCAATGCCGATAGCCGGTCGGCATGATGCAGTATTTCTTCCCGGCTTTCTCCCGGCAACCCGAGGATCAGATGGGCCCCTGTATAAATACTTCTCTCTGCTGTCCGGCGGATGGCAGTTTCCGATTCTTCGTAAGTATGTCCGCGATTGATACGGATCAATGTTTTATCCAATGTACTTTCCAGCCCGTATTCTATCATTACGAACTTCTCTTTGGATAAGACTGTAAAATAATCCAGCAAAGCTTCCGGCATGCAGTCCGGACGTGTCCCAACAATCAGTCCTACCACACCGGGATAAGATAACGCTTCCTCGTATTTCGCTTTCAGCGAACTTAATTTATCATATGTGTTGGTATACGCCTGGAAATAGGCCAGATACTTCATCTCCGGATATTTGCGGGAAAAGAAACGGATACCTTCTTCCAATTGTTCGGTCACACTCTTCTCTGTATGGCAATATTCCGGACTGAATGTTTGGTTATTGCAGTAAGTACAACCTCCCCATCCCTTCGAACCGTCGCGATTGGGACAGGTAAAGCCGGCATTTATGGAGATTTTCTGTACTTTATAAGGGAATAGTTTCCGTAGGAAATCTCCGAAATCGTTATAAGGTTTTACGTTTTCCATGACGACAAAGGTAATTTATAATGGTTAATGGTCAATGTCCGGTGGTTAATTTAACGATAAAATACCCGGTAAACTCCGGTCGGGTACATAATTTACCTTTAACGGCTAAGGGTTTACCATGATAAAATACTACCTTTGCAGCCTGTTCAAAATAAAATAATAGTATTCATGAAACGATTGGGTGTTGGTTTCTTGCTTTCATTGGCGATAATTGGAAGCGTATCTGCTCAGAGTGGGAGCAAACGTGTCGATTTAAAAGAAATTACAGATGGTAAGTTCCGTCAGGTAACCGCTATTGGTGAAATGCGGTCGTTACCGGATGGCGAACATTATACGGCAATGAATAAAGACCGTAGTATGATCATTAAATACTCCTATCGTACAGGAAATCCGGTGGACACCTTGTTCAATGCCCGGACAGCCCGTGAATGTACGTTTGATGATTTCGACGGCTATGATATCAGCAGTACCGGCCATCATATTTTGGTTTGGAGAGAGACCGAACCCATCTACCGCCGCTCTT
This is a stretch of genomic DNA from Parabacteroides chongii. It encodes these proteins:
- a CDS encoding sensor histidine kinase, with the translated sequence MADFDIKEISALKLKLRIIEKATLAGWIIIILGLYYDWETIPGLAVVTIIILYIIKGRFRKQLKQKEYLAKIVEERTIELRIQRDQVLNESKKLSDALDALAKAQDELVRKEKLATVGQLTQGLVDRILNPINYINNFAGLSANLIKDLKENIMEEQTVMSKENYADSIEILDMINSNLQKINEHGCNTVRIVKAMEELLKDRNGNVTSTDICELCKVNVDVIRKAFKEEIESKQIQIDILCPAEPAMAEIDIEQMNKVMLSLLKNCIYALLKKLQKVEFSPVITIQVEKRLNGTIYLSIRDNGIGIEDNIKNKIFEPFFTTKPTAEAAGVGLYLCREVILNHRGSIIVKSEKDNFTEFMITIPIYQKSNNE
- a CDS encoding ATP-binding protein; amino-acid sequence: MINTLHIKNELEQLTRLYEFLDLQASTYGLEEQLSMQIKLALEEVVTNVILYAYPDKKDQDIRIDMNYRNELLTIVITDNGTAFNPLEMKEPDISLPPEERPIGGLGIYLVKQLMTEVIYTRSSGKNILTMTKDIH
- a CDS encoding STAS domain-containing protein, with protein sequence MKITVKNGNETIIGLSGQLDTLTSADFEKEITKILAEDVHTVVLDGTELTYISSAGLRLLLTLQKGMKAKNGTFRLRNLKQDIIEILNITGFSSFLTIES
- a CDS encoding calcium-translocating P-type ATPase, PMCA-type; the encoded protein is MEKKHQYQGLTKQEVEESRRLHGENILTPPEKASLWSQFLEKFNDPIIKILLVAWLLSMIIAGVHCWGPEAKGFTAFLEPIGIFFAIMLASCVGFFFEMKANKAFDVLNTVNDDTLVKVIREGNICQVTKKEVVVGDIVVLETGEEVPADGYLLEAISLQINESTLTGEPIISKTTNEAEFDHEATYPSNRVMRGTTVVDGHGVMKVELVGDATGYGKVYEGSQIESDVETPLQIQLKGLAGVISKGGYTVAGLTFVALLAKLLMTSGDMPVMDLISHILNIFMVAVTLIVVSVPEGLPMSVTLSLALSMNRMLKTNNLVRKMHACETMGATTVICTDKTGTLTQNQMQVYRTNFYNLKDQKLGDDELSNLIKEGISVNSTAYLDFSEEKVKTLGNPTEAALLLWLNSQNQNYLTLREEAPVLAQLTFSTERKYMATVVQSPLLGKKVLYVKGAPEIVLANSQRVAADGTYKTVESCKADIEKQLLDYQNQAMRTLGFAYQIIEDGKDDAYFVNGRLYGTDLTYLGIVAISDPVRADVPAAVQSCLNAGIDVKIVTGDTPGTAREIGRQIGTWKPEDTDRNIITGPGFEALTDEEALDRVLDLKIMCRARPTDKQRLVQLLQKKGAVVAVTGDGTNDAPALKAAQVGLSMGDGTSVAKEASDITILDNSFGSITRAVMWGRSLYRNIQKFLLFQLTINVAACLIVLLGSLFGTESPLTITQMLWVNLIMDTFAAGALASLPPNERVMKDKPRRSGKDGDFIITRPMAYNIFGVGIAFVVILMGVLYYFHAQTGLTPHDLSWFFSFFVMLQFWNMFNAKAFMEGRSAFANLKESKSFLFVALLIIIGQYLIVTFGGEMFSVVPLSFKDWGIIIGSSSLVLWVGEIARGISRLIKK
- a CDS encoding DUF4251 domain-containing protein; this encodes MKNVRLFWLVGIVLLLAGQSLYAQSKKEKKEQKANEVKELIDSKRFTVDVDRAIPMGGRSVNLTSPYSLEMRGDSVISYLPYFGRAYSAPYGGGDGLRFEGSITDYQCSFNKKGTAQIQFRTRSDDDTFAFSVQVFSNGSATINVTPVNKQNITFYGELALEKKE
- a CDS encoding TIGR01212 family radical SAM protein (This family includes YhcC from E. coli K-12, an uncharacterized radical SAM protein.), which produces MENVKPYNDFGDFLRKLFPYKVQKISINAGFTCPNRDGSKGWGGCTYCNNQTFSPEYCHTEKSVTEQLEEGIRFFSRKYPEMKYLAYFQAYTNTYDKLSSLKAKYEEALSYPGVVGLIVGTRPDCMPEALLDYFTVLSKEKFVMIEYGLESTLDKTLIRINRGHTYEESETAIRRTAERSIYTGAHLILGLPGESREEILHHADRLSALPVTTLKLHQLQLIRNTRMAKEYAEHPEEFHLYTADEYIDLVIDFIEKLNPSIVVERFVSQSPKELLIAPDWGLKNFEFTAKVNKRIAERNARQGRLFIPFSQEPVPHRM